A window of the Aspergillus flavus chromosome 6, complete sequence genome harbors these coding sequences:
- a CDS encoding uncharacterized protein (expressed protein), whose protein sequence is MGDHTYSGEVIGDSDLGWLDDLRALGFNPDAVGERKSFLTGDGYYDDAGAINADADPNVPVGPNSQPQDRFYAYMLWHDGDQEHIPVFPFHKLCYEEILLRCFKDETINGDVLYSLYKELVNDFSHNSLLLDYGDPLPNCEQYWECRKGEELLVTNPVEISPLTKYLDEIRDIANSERDTSEPQEVPQSFDIFNTLPYELRQQIFSLLPLSSVLALRAASWSMHTTQLPEKSWKARLEYDLPWLWEVHGIDLTGSQKLEARLSKTIVELEGKSQYRSDKVDYIPGLANRRRIWMVCEDIKDMYHETLAERAKSETPQV, encoded by the exons ATGGGTGATCACACTTACTCTGGAGAGGTTATTGGAGACAGTGATCTGGGATGGCTGGATGATCTCCGCGCCCTGGGCTTCAACCCAGACGCTGTtggagagagaaa ATCTTTTCTTACTGGAGATGGATACTATGATGATGCA GGTGCTATCAATGCCGACGCAG ATCCAAACGTTCCCGTTGGTCCAAACAGTCAACCGCAGGATCGCTTCTACGCCTATAT GCTCTGGCATGATGGGGATCAGGAACATATACctgttttcccttttcatAAGTTGTGCTACGAGGAGATTCTCCTTCGATGCTTTAAGGATGAAACAATAAATGGAGACGTTCTTTATTCCCTCTATAAGGAACTAGTCAATGATTTCTCTCACAATAGTCTTCTTTTAGATTATGGAGATCCCTTGCCCAATTGTGAGCAATACTGGGAATGCAGGAAGGGCGAAGAG CTGCTAGTGACGAACCCAGTGGAAATCTCTCCATTGACGAAGTATCTTGATGAGATTCGGGACATAGCCAATAGTGAAAGGGATACATCTGAGCCCCAAGAAGTCCCACAGAGCTTCGACATATTCAATACACTTCCCTATGAACTGCGGCAACAAATATTCAGCCTGCTTCCTTTGTCGTCTGTGTTGGCTCTTAGAGCAGCGTCTTGGTCGATGCACACGACCCAACTTCCAGAGAAAAGCTGGAAAGCAAGGCTGGAATACGATCTCCCTTGGCTCTGGGAAGTTCATGGTATTGATCTGACTGGCTCGCAGAAGCTGGAGGCTAGGCTATCCAAGACAATTGTTGAGCTGGAAGGGAAGAGTCAGTATAGGAGTGACAAAGTCGATTATATTCCCGGACTTGCAAATAGaaggaggatttggatggTTTGTGAGGACATTAAAGACATGTATCATGAAACGTTAGCGGAAAGGGCAAAAAGTGAGACACCACAAGTTTGA
- a CDS encoding isocitrate/isopropylmalate dehydrogenase (isocitrate dehydrogenase [NAD] subunit 2), translating to MRIGVLKGNGIGPEITAATIRVIEATGIQPEWDFIPIADEAVRLYGHALPPQVIQRIKDVKFCIKAPLLAEKLHGRISCTQTDGSVVTYPSINNAIRRELNLFVNPRPIRGYVGISGRHEKMDMVIMREITEDTYIGWEKPLEDGAAAEAIKRVTRSASWKVSQYAFEYARKHGRKKVSCLHKANVLHETDGLFLRTFQEVARLYPDIVGDDMMIDAACYSVVRDPCWFDVVVTVNQYGDIFSDLAAGLAGSLGLAPGANIGDSASTFEAAHGAAPDIAGTGAANPIALILSGAELLAHAGYGKGSEAIREAVTRVIEAGRTLTPDLGGRSTTEQVADAISVEVRAILGH from the coding sequence ATGCGAATTGGAGTTCTCAAAGGCAACGGAATCGGGCCCGAGATCACAGCGGCCACTATCCGCGTCATTGAAGCAACTGGCATCCAGCCAGAATGGGACTTCATCCCTATCGCAGATGAGGCGGTTAGGCTGTATGGACATGCTTTGCCACCTCAAGTCATTCAACGCATAAAGGACGTGAAATTTTGTATCAAAGCTCCACTGCTAGCAGAAAAGCTTCATGGCCGTATCAGTTGTACGCAGACGGATGGCTCCGTGGTGACATATCCCTCAATCAATAATGCCATCCGGCGGGAGTTGAACTTATTCGTCAATCCGCGACCGATTAGAGGATATGTGGGTATCTCTGGGCGTCATGAGAAGATGGATATGGTCATCATGCGCGAGATCACTGAAGATACCTATATCGGGTGGGAAAAACCACTCGAGGATGGTGCAGCAGCCGAAGCGATCAAACGGGTGACCCGGAGTGCGTCATGGAAGGTGTCTCAATATGCATTTGAATATGCACGGAAGCATGGTCGAAAGAAGGTCTCATGCTTGCACAAGGCAAATGTCCTCCATGAAACGGATGGACTTTTCCTACGGACGTTTCAAGAAGTTGCTCGGCTTTACCCCGATATTGTGGGTGATGATATGATGATCGATGCCGCTTGTTATTCTGTCGTTCGCGATCCTTGTTGGTTTGATGTTGTGGTCACTGTAAATCAATATGGTGATATTTTCTCTGATCTGGCTGCTGGGTTGGCAGGGTCACTTGGTCTGGCTCCTGGTGCGAATATAGGTGATAGTGCTTCGACCTTTGAAGCTGCACATGGGGCTGCACCCGATATTGCGGGAACAGGGGCAGCTAATCCTATTGCACTGATTCTATCAGGGGCAGAACTACTGGCTCATGCTGGGTACGGGAAAGGATCTGAGGCGATACGGGAGGCAGTTACTCGAGTGATTGAAGCTGGAAGGACCTTGACTCCAGATCTAGGAGGACGCTCTACGACAGAGCAGGTAGCGGATGCTATTTCAGTGGAGGTCAGGGCAATCCTTGGACATTGA
- a CDS encoding putative galacturan 1,4-alpha-galacturonidase A translates to MKLSGSSALLLLGFGLLGHASPLVHVQGKNCTVKPLGHGQDDVPNILHAVEKCGQTPGGRISLPAPYTYRINQRMTTHLESSTLEVGGMLLFSDDITYWVNNSYRIDFQNQSTAWRITGHDYVVDGGPERGGIDGNGQLWYTWAKGGSNVFGRPMPLHVLNSTRAVLRNIAIRQPQFWAVLVESSSHVELDNFYVNATNSDPNATEDTVWIQNTDGIDTYRSDHVTITNWVYEGGDDAVAFKPNSTNIHVENVTVYGGPGIAFGSLGQYPDRYDIVENITVKNANFQPSSQRAMNSGIYFKSWIGVNFGVPPNGGGNGHGYVRNVTVEDITFKDVQLPIYIDTCLSYLFDQNVTQYCDTSTFRFDDLHFRNISGNGLATPTNYTGRNITFAVSMICSKEAPCTDITFEDVDIKLPESYSGKSVLCENAGVQGLECNS, encoded by the exons ATGAAGCTATCCGGATCAAGTGCCCTGCTGCTTCTAGGTTTCGGCCTCCTAGGTCATGCATCGCCGTTGGTCCATGTACAGGGCAAGAATTGCACCGTGAAGCCTCTCGGCCACGGCCAAGATGATGTCCCCAACATTCTCCACGCGGTGGAAAAATGTGGCCAAACGCCAGGAGGAAGGATTTCCCTTCCAGCCCCTTACACGTATCGCATTAATCAACGAATGACAACACATCTCGAAAGCTCAACCCTTGAAGTAGGTGGGATGTTGCTCTTCAGCGACGACATTACATACTGGGTAAACAATTCCTACCGGATCGACTTCCAGAATCAATCAACAGCCTGGCGGATAACCGGTCATGATTATGTGGTTGACGGAGGTCCGGAGAGAGGTGGAATTGACGGAAATGGTCAACTGTGGTATACTTGGGCGAAGGGAGGGAGCAATGTGTTTGGTCGGCCTATGCCACTGCATGTCTTAAATTCGACCCGGGCGGTCCTTCGCAATATCGCGATTCGTCAGCCGCAGTTTTGGGCTGTGTTGGTTGAATCTTCGTCGCATGTTGAGTTGGATAATTTCTATGTCAATGCGACTAATTCAGACCCTAATGCCACTGAGGATACAGTTTGGATTCAAAATACGGATGGGATTGATACGTACAGATCTGATCATGTTACGATCACCAACTGGGTGTATGAGGGTGGGGATGATGCGGTGGCATTCAAACCGAACTCGACCAACATTCATGTTGAGAATGTGACAGTATATGGAGGACCAGGGATTGCATTTGGTTCGCTGGGACAGTATCCTGACAGGTATGATATTGTCGAAAATATAACTGTGAAGAATGCCAAT TTTCAACCGTCCTCCCAACGAGCGATGAACTCCGGAATATACTTCAAGAGCTG GATCGGTGTCAACTTCGGTGTCCCTCCGAACGGAGGTGGAAACGGCCATGGCTATGTGCGCAATGTGACTGTCGAGGATATCACATTCAAAGATGTACAGTTACCGATATACATCGACACATG CCTGAGCTACCTATTCGATCAAAATGTTACTCAGTACTGCGATACATCCACATTTCGATTCGACGATCTACATTTCAGAAACATTAGTGGAAATGGGCTTGCTACTCCCACTAACTACACAGGCAGAAATATTACATTCGCAGTATCCATGATCTGTTCGAAGGAGGCACCATGTACCGATATTACATTCGAAGATGTGGATATCAAACTGCCTGAGTCGTATAGCGGGAAGAGTGTTCTGTGCGAGAACGCCGGTGTGCAAGGCCTTGAGTGCAACTCATAA
- a CDS encoding Ribonuclease/ribotoxin, translating to MRKAHLEASGVFDGPSRGDRAEVKLDLKKAFQKDRVSVNDLSNVSIAVLPPHNPSIDTQWSAVLQGGFKIQVTAHHVGLGRDLQNKQFNGLNEWLTPKLQWTPGTGQIVWKGELGLDKWLDQDQKPLSIDEPSSGVGSCPRFIGKGGTIGKRQNDDENTPPEWDVWGAFEEAKKHLEANTQVGRNRYPHQFNNREALQIPEEFRNRRLQEFPILRGQIYSGQAPGAMRVILAQVGNNWLLAGVMRHPTGRGNAFELCQEWGNAYMAQCWPNGLDTLQHLEYPGCDRA from the exons ATGCGGAAAGCACATTTGGAGGCGTCTGGA GTCTTTGACGGACCTTCCCGAGGTGATCGGGCAGAGGTCAAGCTCGACTTGAAGAAAGCCTTTCAGAAAGACCGCGTCTCGGTGAACGACCTGAGCAATGTTAGTATTGCTGTACTGCCGCCTCATAACCCTTCGATAGACACACAGTGGTCAGCTGTCCTGCAGGGAGGGTTTAAAATCCAGG TCACAGCACATCATGTCGGTCTAGGGCGCGACTTGCAGAACAAACAATTTAATGGGTTGAATGAATGGTTGACCCCAAAGCTACAGTGGACACCAGGTACTGGGCAGATCGTGTGGAAAGGGGAGCTGGGGCTGGACAAGTGGCTTGACCAAGACCAGAAACCTTTGAGTATTGACGAGCCAAGCAGTGGAGTAGGTTCCTGCCCCCGATTCATCGGAAAAGGGGGTACTATCGGCAAGCGGcagaatgatgatgagaacACACCACCCGAGTGGGATGTCTGGGGGGCGTTTgaagaggccaagaagcATCTTGAGGCCAATACCCAAGTAGGGC GAAATCGTTACCCACATCAGTTCAACAATCGCGAGGCGTTGCAGATACCCGAGGAGTTTAGGAACCGACGTCTGCAGGAATTTCCTATCCTGCGTGGACAGATTTACTCCGGCCAGGCTCCGGGAGCGATGCGTGTAAT CCTCGCTCAGGTGGGTAATAATTGGCTGCTTGCGGGAGTTATGAGACATCCAACAGGCCGTGGGAATGCATTTGAACTGTGCCAGGAATGGGGCAATGCTTATATGGCACAATGCTGGCCAAACGGACTTGACACTCTTCAGCATTTGGAGTATCCCGGTTGCGATCGTGCCTAA
- a CDS encoding uncharacterized protein (of unknown function-domain containing protein), whose product MSLGLRVTNIHDEMDQMEQNIVRAVGRALADSNAESARVAADTIDRLIRMKYIEERGNGNAEDLETFLWQLWDIVIQGAREILHDHPLQDRLVELVSALTEIPPVTVELWESKTCLWTDLPLLGPSMREAWISPTHNNSKPTSDEVVEWINLNAFAARLLNLHAISWTEFAVWELRAALEEPCEGQALECNVVVAMVWIKHAGHILYALAVNTGEDTDILEAANGLFYEGRSMLCLERWEFWKRRFGELGGHLEGNAYHVAFEARKEMEAIERSHKG is encoded by the exons ATGTCCTTAGGCCTCCGTGTGACAAACATCCATGACGAAATGGACCAGATGGAACAGAACATAGTCCGAGCTGTTGGGAGAGCCCTTGCAGATTCAAATGCGGAATCTGCACGAGTTGCGGCAGATACCATCGACCGACTCATTCGCATGAAGTATATCgaagaaaggggaaatgGGAATGCAGAAGACCTTGAGACCTTCCTCTGGCAGCTGTGGGATATTGTCATCCAAGGCGCCCGCGAGATTCTCCATGACCACCCCCTTCAAGACAGGCTCGTGGAGCTAGTCAGTGCTTTGACAGAGATACCCCCAGTGACCGTGGAGCTTTGGGAG TCGAAAACGTGTCTCTGGACCGATTTACCGCTCCTAGGGCCCAGTATGAGAGAGGCATGGATCT CACCAACACACAACAATAGCAAACCCACGAGCGACGAGGTAGTGGAGTGGATCAACCTTAACGCCTTTGCTGCCAGGCTCCTAAATCTTCATGCGATCTCGTGGACTGAATTTGCAGTTTGGGAACTTCGAGCAGCGCTAGAAGAACCGTGTGAGGGGCAGGCTCTCGAGTGCAACGTAGTTGTGGCAATGGTGTGGATCAAGCATGCCGGTCATATTCTCTATGCCCTTGCAGTCAATACGGGCGAAGACACCGACATCCTCGAAGCTGCCAACGGTCTGTTTTATGAGGGGAGGAGTATGTTGTGTCTAGAACGTTGGGAATTCTGGAAGAGGCGGTTTGGTGAACTAGGTGGGCATCTTGAGGGCAATGCATACCATGTAGCTTTCGAAGcaaggaaagagatggaAGCAATCGAACGGTCGCACAAAGGATAG
- a CDS encoding Deuterolysin metalloprotease family-domain-containing protein gives MRFISASSLLLALAPTLNAVPVEVAGSAQGLDVTLSQVGNTRIKAVVKNTGSEDVTFVHLNFFKDAAPVQKVSLFRNATEVQFQGIKQRLITEGLSDDALTTLAPGATIEDEFDIASTSDLSEGGTITINSNGLVPITTDNKVTGYIPFTSNELSIDVDAAEAASVTQAVKILERRTKVTSCSGSRLSALQTALRNTVSLARAAATAAQSGSSSRFQEYFKTTSSSTRSTVAARLNAVANEAASTSSGSTTYYCSDVYGYCSSNVLAYTLPSYNIIANCDLYYSYLPALTSTCHAQDQATTTLHEFTHAPGVYSPGTDDLGYGYSAATALSASQALLNADTYALFANAVNLNC, from the exons ATGCGTTTCATTTCTGcctcctctcttcttttagCCCTGGCACCGACTCTCAATGCCGTTCCTGTAGAGGTTGCCGGTAGTGCCCAAGGACTTGATGTGACTCTTAGCCAGGTGGGAAATACTCGGATCAAGGCCGTGGTAAAGAACACTGGCAGCGAGGATGTCACCTTTGTGCacctcaacttcttcaaggaTGCCGCTCCGGTGCAGAAGGTGTCTCTGTTCCGCAATG CGACCGAGGTTCAATTCCAGGGTATCAAGCAGCGTCTTATCACCGAAGGCTTGTCCGATGATGCTTTGACAACTCTTGCCCCTGGTGCTACTATCGAGGACGAGTTCGATATCGCAAGTACTAGTGACCTGTCCGAGGGTGGTACCATCACGATCAACAGCAACGGTTTAGTACCTATTACCACCGATAACAAGGTCACTGGATACATTCCATTCACCTCGAACGAGCTCTCCATTGATGTAGATGCAGCTGAGGCCGCGAGTGTTACTCAAGCAGTTAAGATCCTGGAACGCCGCACCAAGGTCACTTCCTGCTCTGGCAGCAGATTGTCGGCCCTTCAGACTGCTCTGAGAAACACAGTCTCTTTGGCACGTGCAGCTGCTACTGCCGCGCAGTCGGGATCTTCCTCCCGTTTCCAGGAGTATTTCAAGACGACATCCAGCTCCACCCGTAGCACGGTTGCTGCTCGCCTGAACGCCGTTGCTAACGAGGCCGCGTCGACCTCTTCGGGAAGTACCACGTACTACTGCAGCGACGTGTATGGATACTGCAGCTCCAACGTGCTTGCGTATACCCTTCCGTCTTATAACATCATCGCCAACTGCGACCTCTACTATTCCTATCTTCCGGCACTGACTAGCACCTGCCATGCTCAGGACCaggccaccaccaccctgCATGAGTTCACTCACGCCCCCGGTGTGTACAGCCCTGGCACTGACGACCTTGGTTATGGATACTCGGCTGCCACCGCCTTGAGTGCCAGTCAGGCTCTGCTGAATGCCGACACCTATGCCTTGTTTGCCAACG CTGTCAACCTCAACTGTTAG